The following DNA comes from Anopheles arabiensis isolate DONGOLA chromosome 3, AaraD3, whole genome shotgun sequence.
AGAAGCGGTGCTTACCCATCGAAGGCTCAAACCGAACTAACTGTCAACCGGTTGAGAGCACACTCCAGCCAATCCTTTGTTTACATCCGTGTCATCCTCCCAAATGAAGCAGGCAAAAAGAAACTTCATTAATTAATAAcccttttctttattttccttttccttttgttgCAGAAATGATTGTAACCTTCTTCCCGTGTTGTGCCGACTAGGGATGCTGtaggcgtgcgtgtgtgccagCCAGTACAACCAGATCCCGGATACGCTACAATACCCCTTTCTCGCTCGGTTccaatacaacacacacacacccaggtTCCGGCTGGACGGATCggggggagggaaaggaaaccACAAAGAAAGGTGGAAAAAGAGTAAACCAGCAGCAGACAATCAATGCGCATAATGACATCGACCGAGgtgaacggtggtggtggcggtggcggtggcacgACGGGGACCCCGACGGCCCGCGGCAGCAACGTGTCCGTAACGACGATCAACTGCGacgatggcggtggtggtggtggtccgcTCGAAACCGTTGGGACGGCGTtcaagcacaacaacaacaataacagcctcaacaataacaacaacagcacggCGGGGACGACAACTACAAGTAGCAGCctgaacaacaacacaaccgccacgacgacgacgacgagtcCTTCCAGTGGCATCTTTGGAAACGTGGGCGGCGCGATCCGCATCACCGTGCCGAAGATGGAGGAGTCGGACGAATCCGACACGGAGCTGTCGAACATCGAGAAgacggcggcagcggcagcgacgCTAACCAACGGTGTCAGCATGCGGGAGGAGCGCAGCGCCAGCAAGAGCCTACCGCGGCCAATGTCCTGGGAGGGCGAGCTGTCCGAGCCGGAGGAACCGATGCTGGTCGATAATGAAAATTCCAGCTCGAGCTCGAGCGGTGGCGGCAAGCTGACAATCGCACCGATTGATCCGTCCCCGATCGCGATGATAGTGCCGAAGCGGGAGGAGGAACAGCAGGAACCGGCAACGTCTGGGCCGGGCATTACGGAACCGCTTGCACTGACCGCTTCCAACGGGGGCGGTGCCGTCGGGTACAACCTTTCCACGCACGGTGGTCAGCAGCAGGGGGCGGGTACGGCGCCGCTCCGGAATgcgggcggcagcagcagtagctcgAGCAATTCGCCCCTCCCAGCGAACCGGCTGCTGATCAAGCCGGAAGCGGGCCTTCCGCTGATCAACCCCGGGCTGGCGTACAGCGCAAGCGCGGCCACCGGCATGCCCCTCAagaagggtggtggtggcggtctGCCGGATGTGATAAACCTCAAGTACGAGCTGCCACCGGGCGGTGATccgggcggtggcggtggtggtggcctgCCACCCGGTGCCATCCATTCGCCGTTGCTCGTGCGCTCCAAGACGTCGCTGCTGCCCGCCAACCCCAGTCCCGACTCGGCCATCCACTCGGTGTACACGCACAGCTCGCCGAGCCAGTCGCCGCTGACGTCCCGCCATGCCCCGTACACGCCGTCGCTCAGCCGGAACAATAGCGATGCGTCGCACAGCAGCTGCTACTCGTACAGCTCCGAGTTTAGTCCGACGCATTCGCCGATCCAGGGGCGGCACAGTATATTTGCCAGTGCGGCGGggggtggtggaggtggtggaggagggAGTGCATCGTTCAATGGGTCACCGTTGCACCACTCAGTATTATACAAACCGATGCTGGACGGgagcgaacagcagcagcatcagcaacagcaacagcaggccTTGAAGCAgttggcagcggcggcggcagccgcGGCCCAGGAGGAGCCCCTGTACGAGGGGGACCATCTGCCGTCGCCCGGGATATCACGCCAGCAGCTTATCAACAGGTAAgtgctgggggggggggaggttttgGGCCCATTTAATCCAGATATTTAACgcgctttttctctctctctccctctcccgcTGCATAGTCCGTGCCCAATCTGTGGCGATAAGATATCCGGCTTCCACTATGGCATTTTCTCGTGCGAGTCGTGCAAGGGCTTCTTCAAGCGTACGGTGCAGAACCGTAAGAACTACGTGTGCCTTAGGGGAGCGGCCTGCCCGGTGACGATAGCGACGCGCAAAAAGTGTCCCGCTTGTCGGTTCGAGAAGTGCCTTCAGAAGGGAATGAAGCTGGAAGGTAGCTAATGCCGGGGTGTGCCAACATATTGAAGAATGAGGTTTTGACCGGAAtttgtctttgttttatttttagcaattCGTGAGGATCGTACGCGGGGTGGACGCTCGACCTACCAGTGCTCGTACACGCTGCCCGGGCCGATGGGCGGTGCGGGAGGGGCGGGCATGCAGGCGGGCGACTCACCCGGACCGGGACCGTTCCAGTACGGTGGCACGGTACGCTCACCGTACGTGGGAGGTGGTGCCGGCTCGACCGTTGGCGGTGGCCAGCAGATGAAGATGGAACCGccggacggtggtggtggtggaatgaTGATGGGTGGCTCGGgagcgatgagcagcagcatgaGCGGCATGAACGGCACGGGCAGTGGACACGATGGAGCTGccagtggtggcggtggtggaggggGAAATCACATGCAACCAGGCATTCCAGTACTGCTGCAGGTAAGAAGGCGTTCCCTAATGTTACAATTAGCGGTGTACTCTCTATAGCGCACCTACGACTTCGATCCCcgactccggctattgttagttcgaATCCCAATCCGACAAAATCGGAACCACCAGTTCCGCACGGAGTACTGACTCCCTACTGGTCGTAGAAGCGAAAAACACTGCGAAATTAAATGCCTGATCAGTAAAATATTGCTTCGGTCGTCTCTGGCCGACAACGGAGGACcccgactccggatgactccggatgatgaATCGGGACAACTCTGGACAATTCCATTTCcggacttcagacgactctgAGCGACTTCCGACGACTCTGAATgaatctggacgactccggacgactctagacgactccgtCTTCGGATAACTCCAGAtgattccagacgactctggtCGACTCCAGATAACACCGAATGAATGTGgaagactccgaacaactccggacgactccagacgacttcagacgactccagccgactccagacgactccagacgactctagacgactctagatgactccagacgactccagacgactccagacgacttcagacaACACCGAATGTATCTGTAAGACTTCTGATGACTACAGGCGACTCCGAACATCTCCGGAAGACTCCAAGCTAACCCCGGTTGACTCTGGAAaactctagacgactctgaTCGACTCTGCACGACTCTTAATgaatctggacgactccggacgccTTAGGAAGACTCTGAACCGACTCCATCTTCGGACAACTTTagatgactccagacaactctaagcgactccggacgactccagacgacttcagccgacttcggacgactccgaacgactctaaacaattccggacgactccggataatgctgggcggaATTACCCTTCGGAGTCGGTTCCAAATACGTTCAGAGTTCCGGATCACTAGTCACAACCAATTACCTAATGGTTCTTGTCTCGATGTCTCTTTGAAGGAAATCATGGACGTGGAACCCCTGTGGCAGTACAACGCACAGGAACTAGCACGGCTGAACCAACCAGCAACGAACGTGAGCAGCGCAACGATCGCCAACAACCCGATCCTGTCCAGTGCCGGCATCTCGTCCGACAGCAGCCCCGATCTGATCGCGAACCTCTGCAACATTGCCGACCACCGGCTGT
Coding sequences within:
- the LOC120901263 gene encoding nuclear hormone receptor FTZ-F1 beta; this translates as MRIMTSTEVNGGGGGGGGTTGTPTARGSNVSVTTINCDDGGGGGGPLETVGTAFKHNNNNNSLNNNNNSTAGTTTTSSSLNNNTTATTTTTSPSSGIFGNVGGAIRITVPKMEESDESDTELSNIEKTAAAAATLTNGVSMREERSASKSLPRPMSWEGELSEPEEPMLVDNENSSSSSSGGGKLTIAPIDPSPIAMIVPKREEEQQEPATSGPGITEPLALTASNGGGAVGYNLSTHGGQQQGAGTAPLRNAGGSSSSSSNSPLPANRLLIKPEAGLPLINPGLAYSASAATGMPLKKGGGGGLPDVINLKYELPPGGDPGGGGGGGLPPGAIHSPLLVRSKTSLLPANPSPDSAIHSVYTHSSPSQSPLTSRHAPYTPSLSRNNSDASHSSCYSYSSEFSPTHSPIQGRHSIFASAAGGGGGGGGGSASFNGSPLHHSVLYKPMLDGSEQQQHQQQQQQALKQLAAAAAAAAQEEPLYEGDHLPSPGISRQQLINSPCPICGDKISGFHYGIFSCESCKGFFKRTVQNRKNYVCLRGAACPVTIATRKKCPACRFEKCLQKGMKLEAIREDRTRGGRSTYQCSYTLPGPMGGAGGAGMQAGDSPGPGPFQYGGTVRSPYVGGGAGSTVGGGQQMKMEPPDGGGGGMMMGGSGAMSSSMSGMNGTGSGHDGAASGGGGGGGNHMQPGIPVLLQEIMDVEPLWQYNAQELARLNQPATNVSSATIANNPILSSAGISSDSSPDLIANLCNIADHRLYKIVKWCKSLPLFKHISIDDQICLLINSWCELLLFSCCYRSISTPGEIKISLGKSITLEQVKNSGLQTCIERMLNLTDHLRRLRVDRYEYVAMKVIVLLSSDTSELKESEKVRTSQEKALQALQAYTLAHYPKSPAKFGELLLRIPELQRTCQVGKEMLTIKPKDGEEPSFNLLMELLRGEH